The window CGCGACCATGGGCTTCTTCCCGGTTGACGAAAAGACGATCGACTATTTCCGCTGGAGCGGACGAACGGACAGGGAGGTCGCTGCGCTTCGGTCTTACTTTGAGGCCCAGGGCATGTTCGGCATGCCCGAGCAGGGCACGATCGATTACACGAGGACCATCGAGTTCGACCTGGCATCCGTCAAGCCTTCCGTGTCCGGACCGAGGCGGCCCCAGGACCGGATCGATGTTCCAAAATTGAAGGACCGGTTCGAAGACCTCTTCATCAAACCGGCTGTTGAAGGCGGCTTCGCGAAGAAGTCCGGCGATCTCGCCCAACGATACAGGACCTCGGGCAATAGCGACGTCGGCCATGGAGACGTGATCATCGCGGCCATCACGTCCTGCACCAACACCTCCAACCCTGCGGTGCTGCTCGCAGCGGGGCTCCTCGCCCAAAAGGCCGTGGCGAAAGGCCTCTCGATCAACAAGAGGGTAAAGACCTCCCTTGCGCCGGGTTCGCGCGTGGTGACGGAGTACCTGCAAAGGGCCGGCCTGCTCGCCCCGCTGGAGAAACTCGGCTTCTTTCTTGCGGCCTACGGCTGCACCACCTGCATCGGGAATTCCGGCCCGCTGGACGCCTCGATCGAGGAAGCGATCGTGAAGAACGATCTTGTCTGCGCGGCCGTGCTTTCGGGCAACCGCAACTTCGAGGCGCGGATCCATCCCAACCTGCGTGCGAACTTCCTGATGAGCCCGCCGCTCGTCGTGGCCTTTGCCATCGCCGGGACCGTGCTCTGGAACCCGGAACAGGACCCTCTCGGCATTGGCAGCGACGGCAAGCCTGTCTATCTGCGGGACGTCTGGCCGAGCAGCGTTGAAGTGGCGTCGCTCATGAAGTATGCCGCTGACCCGGAAACCTTCCGCAGACTCTACGCTGACCTTGCCTCGGGCAACACTTTATGGGACGCGATTCCAACGGTCTCCCATGAGGTGTATCCCTGGCCCCGCTCAACCTACATTGCTGAGCCGCCCTTTTTCAGTAATTTTTCCATGAAGCCCGAAGGGCCGGGAGATATCACGGGCGCGCGAACGCTCGGCATCTTCGGCGACTCGCTCACCACGGACCATATCAGCCCTGCCGGCTCCATCAAGGAAACCTCGCCCGCGGGCAAATACCTTGTCGACCGGGGAGTCCCGAAATCCGAATTTCAGAGCTACGGCACCCGCCGCGGGAACCACGAGGTCATGGTGCGCGGCACCTTCGCGAACGTCCGGATCAAGAACCTCATGGTGCCTCCGAAGCCGGATGGCGCGGCCGTGGAAGGAGGCGTCACGCTGTTCCAGCCAACTGGCGAGCCGATGTCCATCTATGACGCCGCGATGAGGTACGGCGGCGCGGGAAAGCCTGTGGTGGTGTTCGGCGGCGAGGAATACGGCACGGGCTCGTCGCGCGACTGGGCCGCCAAAGGGCCCCGGCTGCTGGGTGTGCGAGCCGTCATCGCGAAGAGCTTCGAGCGGATCCATCGTTCGAACCTGGTCGGCATGGGTATCCTGCCGCTCCAGTTCAAGTCCGGCGCCTCCGCGGATTCTCTCGGGATCCGGGGGGACGAGGAGTTCGATATCCTGGGTTTGAACAGGCTCAGGCCCCAGCAGGACGTTGTCATGATCATCAGGCGGCCGGACGGGGCACGCCGGGAGGTTACCCTGCTTTCTCGCATTGACACGGCCATCGAGGTTGATTACTATGTTCACGGCGGCATTCTCCAGTACGTGCTTCGGGAACTGCTCGGAGGGAATCTTTCTTAGAGAAAGATTCCGGACCTGCCGGAATGACGGAAGGACTGGCAGGCAAATAACGGAAAGAAAATTTTGCGCAAAGGCGCAAAGACGCAAAGTTTAAAACCGGAGATTATGTCTTTTTTTTGCGAGCTTAGTTTATGGCCGCGCTTACGCGAGTGCAGGCACAGGCAAAGGATGTAACGGTTTTATCAGGTAATGCCTTCTTTGCGTCTTGGAGGTTTTGCGCGAGACGCCTTTTACGTCATTGCGAGGAGTATTTTTGCGACGCGGCAATCTCAAACGTATTGATTTATCCAACTGCGAGATTGCTTCGCTCCGCTCGCAAAGACGGCCAAAGGACTTTTTCAACAACCTATGTAGAGGGCCGGGAATGATGGATTCCCGCTCCTGCCATAATATGGTCGTTCACAAGTCACAAGGGGGAGGCATATCATGGGGAAGTATTACGATCTGTTTCAGAAGAGCATCAAGGATCCCGAGGGTTTCTGGGGCCAGGCCGCGGAGGCCGTGACCTGGAGCAGGAAATGGGACAGGGTCCTCGATGATTCGAAAAAGCCGTTCTACCGGTGGTTCGCGGGCGCGGAGCTGAACACCTGCTTCAACGCGCTCGACCGCCACGTCATGGCGGGCAGGGCGGACCAGGCCGCGCTCATCTACGACAGCCCCGTGACCGGCACGATCAGGAAGTACACCTACCGGGAGCTGCTCGACCTGGTCTCCCGCTTCGCCGGCGCGCTTGCAGGCCTCGGCGTCCGGAAGGGCGACACGGTCATCATCTACATGCCGATGATCCCGCAGGCGGTCATCTCCATGCTCGCCTGCGCGCGGCTCGGCGCTGTCCACTCCGTGGTCTTCGGCGGGTTCGCGCCCCACGAGCTGGCGATCAGGATCGACGACGCGAAGCCGAAGGTGATCGTCACCGCCTCGGGCGCCATCGAAGGGAAGAAAACGCTGGAATACAAGCCCATGCTCGACAAGGCGATCGAAGAGGCATCGCACGCTCCCAAGCATTGCGTGATCTTCCAGCGCCCCTTCGTGAAGGCATCTCTCAATCCCGGCCGCGACCACGACTGGGAGGATCTCATGGCAAAGGCCGTGCCCGTCGAGTGCACGATGGTAAAGGCGACGGACCCGCTCTACATCCTGTACACGTCGGGGACCACCGGAAAGCCGAAGGGCGTGGTGCGCGACAACGGCGGCCATGCCGTTGCGCTCCGCTGGAGCATGCGCCACATCTACGGGGTCCAGCCCGGCGACGTGTACTGGGCGGCATCGGACGTGGGATGGGTCGTGGGCCACTCCTATATCGTCTACGGCCCGCTCCTCCACGGGTGCACGACGGTCCTGTACGAGGGCAAGCCGGTCGGGACACCCGATGCCGGGGCGTTCTGGCGCGTCATCTCCGAGCACAACGTCAAGGTCCTGTTCACGGCTCCCACGGCGTTCCGGGCCATCAAGAAGGAAGATCCAAAGGGCGAGTTCATCAAAAAGTTCGACCTCTCGGGCTTCAAGTATCTCTTCCTTGCCGGAGAGCGGCTCGATCCGGACACCTACCACTGGGCGCACGATCTCCTGAAGAAACCGGTCATCGACCACTGGTGGCAGACCGAGTCGGGCTGGCCCATCACCGCGAACTGCATGGGCATCGAGCCCTTCCCCATCAAACCGGGCTCTTCCACCATGCCGGTGCCGGGCTTCAACGTCATGATCCTCGACTCCGATGGCAAGCCGGCTGGGCCGAAGTCGACGGGCCTCGTCACGATCAAGCTTCCCCTCCCCCCGGGCACGCTGCCCACGCTCTGGCAGGCGGACCAGCGTTTTCTCGAGTCCTATCTCAAGGTCTACCCGGGCTACTACTATACGAGTGACGGGGGGTATATCGACGAGGATGGGTACGTCTTCATCATGGGCCGCGTGGACGACGTGATCAATGTTGCGGGCCACCGGCTGTCCACGGGCGAGATGGAGGAGGTTGTCTCGACGCACCAGTCCATCGCCGAGTGCGCGGTCATCGGCGTGCACGACGACCTGAAGGGACAGGTGCCGGTCGGTCTCTGCGTGCTGAAGGCGGGCGCGGACCGCGCCGAAGAGGATATCCAAAAGGACCTCGCGAAGATGATCCGCGACACCATCGGCCCCATCGCCTCGTACAAGGAGACCTGCGTGGTGAAGCGCCTTCCCAAGACCCGTTCCGGGAAGATCCTGCGCGGCACCATGCGGAAGATCGCGGACAGCGAACCTTACCTCATGCCGTCCACCATCGACGATCCGACAACTCTGAACGAGATCGAAGAGGCGCTGAAGAAGGTCGGGTATGCGAAGAAGCAGTGACGATGTCATCGAATGGAACTACTCGGTATGAGTAACATTCAGAAGACGCGAAAAACCAATCTATCCGCAGATGTCGCAGATGGCCGCAGATTTTAAAACCAGTAATTTCAGCGCGGTTTAATCTGTGAAATCGGCACTTGCAAGGGCGAGGGGTCTTTCGTTCATGAAACTCGAACAATCCGTAGGGTTGTGATCAGACGCTCCAGCCTTAATTTGCATTGATCTGCGCAATCTGCGTCATCTGTGGATAAAAAATGAAGACCGGTTTTAAAATAGGCGACTTCGAGCTGACCTGGCTGAACGGCGGCAGGTTCGAGCTGGACGGCGGGGCCATGTTCGGAGTCGTGCCGAAGGTCCTGTGGCAGAAGAAATATCCCGCGGACAATGAAAACTATATCAGCCTCAATGCCTGGCCGATCCTGGTCAGGACCCCCTCGTCCCTGGTCCTGATCGAAACGGGCCTGGGAAACAAGCTGACCGACAAGCAGAAGAAGATCTACCGCGTCAGGGAAGAGTGGTCGATCCTGTCCGATCTTTC is drawn from Nitrospirota bacterium and contains these coding sequences:
- the acnA gene encoding aconitate hydratase AcnA, translating into MNNDLFKTLRDFDPGGGTKGKLYSLPALERSGLRNISRLPVSIRIVLESVLRNCDNRKITEEHVQQLATWAPVENRIREIPFVVSRILLQDFTGVPLLCDLAAMRSTALGMGKRPGIIEPLVHVDLVIDHSVQVDCSGEPGALEKNMDREFQRNRERYEFLKWGMKAFKTFKVVPPGIGIVHQVNLEYLARGVHQRDGLYYPDTLVGTDSHTTMINGIGVVGWGVGGIEAEAGMLGQPLYFLTPDVVGVHLSGDLQEGVTATDLVLTITERLRKDKVVGAFVEFFGKGAVSLAVPDRATISNMAPEYGATMGFFPVDEKTIDYFRWSGRTDREVAALRSYFEAQGMFGMPEQGTIDYTRTIEFDLASVKPSVSGPRRPQDRIDVPKLKDRFEDLFIKPAVEGGFAKKSGDLAQRYRTSGNSDVGHGDVIIAAITSCTNTSNPAVLLAAGLLAQKAVAKGLSINKRVKTSLAPGSRVVTEYLQRAGLLAPLEKLGFFLAAYGCTTCIGNSGPLDASIEEAIVKNDLVCAAVLSGNRNFEARIHPNLRANFLMSPPLVVAFAIAGTVLWNPEQDPLGIGSDGKPVYLRDVWPSSVEVASLMKYAADPETFRRLYADLASGNTLWDAIPTVSHEVYPWPRSTYIAEPPFFSNFSMKPEGPGDITGARTLGIFGDSLTTDHISPAGSIKETSPAGKYLVDRGVPKSEFQSYGTRRGNHEVMVRGTFANVRIKNLMVPPKPDGAAVEGGVTLFQPTGEPMSIYDAAMRYGGAGKPVVVFGGEEYGTGSSRDWAAKGPRLLGVRAVIAKSFERIHRSNLVGMGILPLQFKSGASADSLGIRGDEEFDILGLNRLRPQQDVVMIIRRPDGARREVTLLSRIDTAIEVDYYVHGGILQYVLRELLGGNLS
- a CDS encoding propionyl-CoA synthetase: MGKYYDLFQKSIKDPEGFWGQAAEAVTWSRKWDRVLDDSKKPFYRWFAGAELNTCFNALDRHVMAGRADQAALIYDSPVTGTIRKYTYRELLDLVSRFAGALAGLGVRKGDTVIIYMPMIPQAVISMLACARLGAVHSVVFGGFAPHELAIRIDDAKPKVIVTASGAIEGKKTLEYKPMLDKAIEEASHAPKHCVIFQRPFVKASLNPGRDHDWEDLMAKAVPVECTMVKATDPLYILYTSGTTGKPKGVVRDNGGHAVALRWSMRHIYGVQPGDVYWAASDVGWVVGHSYIVYGPLLHGCTTVLYEGKPVGTPDAGAFWRVISEHNVKVLFTAPTAFRAIKKEDPKGEFIKKFDLSGFKYLFLAGERLDPDTYHWAHDLLKKPVIDHWWQTESGWPITANCMGIEPFPIKPGSSTMPVPGFNVMILDSDGKPAGPKSTGLVTIKLPLPPGTLPTLWQADQRFLESYLKVYPGYYYTSDGGYIDEDGYVFIMGRVDDVINVAGHRLSTGEMEEVVSTHQSIAECAVIGVHDDLKGQVPVGLCVLKAGADRAEEDIQKDLAKMIRDTIGPIASYKETCVVKRLPKTRSGKILRGTMRKIADSEPYLMPSTIDDPTTLNEIEEALKKVGYAKKQ